A genomic region of Planktothrix serta PCC 8927 contains the following coding sequences:
- a CDS encoding zinc ribbon domain-containing protein, translating to RTHQCPDCQTVLDRDWNAAINILKKGLKYLGADLNGTVGQTETDPNDWGESGLWVFNRDVEDLSRLVEPVISRSDSGRIPRRARSLT from the coding sequence AGAACTCATCAATGCCCTGATTGCCAAACAGTTTTAGATCGAGACTGGAATGCGGCAATTAATATTCTTAAAAAAGGGTTGAAATATTTGGGAGCCGATCTCAACGGTACTGTTGGGCAAACAGAAACCGACCCAAACGACTGGGGAGAGTCCGGCCTCTGGGTCTTTAACAGAGATGTTGAAGATTTAAGTCGTCTCGTTGAGCCAGTAATCTCAAGAAGTGATTCTGGGAGAATCCCCCGTCGAGCGCGAAGCTTGACG